In Mongoliitalea daihaiensis, one DNA window encodes the following:
- a CDS encoding glycoside hydrolase family 16 protein: MQYPFSFCLVFLICLVLVLPVNAQEKESWKLVWSEEFDYKGLPDPEKWIFEVGHVRNMEQQYYTEQRLENAVVKRGKLLITGRKEKFPNAAYEPGSPQWRTSKPYADYTSASITTQGLHAWTYGRIEVRAKLPKGKGMWPAIWMLGDNFEEVGWPYAGEIDIMEHVGKEPLEVHGTVHFPTGKKDEFISNGGVISKKGLARKFHVFAIEWTKEKIDFFVNDILYHSFEIDQAGKGLDNPFRNPHFLIINLAMGANWPGPIDDKVLPQQFIIDYVRVFQKQL, translated from the coding sequence ATGCAGTATCCCTTTTCATTCTGTTTGGTATTTTTGATTTGCTTAGTATTGGTCTTGCCAGTGAATGCACAAGAGAAGGAATCATGGAAGTTAGTTTGGTCGGAGGAATTCGACTATAAAGGGCTTCCTGATCCTGAAAAATGGATCTTTGAAGTAGGGCATGTGCGGAATATGGAGCAACAGTATTATACTGAGCAACGATTGGAAAATGCAGTGGTCAAACGGGGCAAGTTACTTATTACCGGAAGGAAGGAAAAATTCCCCAATGCTGCGTATGAACCTGGTTCTCCCCAATGGAGGACCTCAAAGCCTTATGCCGACTACACCTCCGCTAGTATTACCACTCAAGGACTGCATGCTTGGACTTATGGCAGGATAGAAGTTCGGGCCAAGCTCCCTAAAGGAAAGGGAATGTGGCCAGCTATTTGGATGTTGGGAGATAACTTTGAAGAAGTAGGATGGCCCTATGCTGGGGAGATAGACATTATGGAACATGTGGGGAAGGAGCCTTTGGAAGTTCACGGAACAGTGCACTTTCCGACAGGTAAAAAAGATGAATTTATTTCCAATGGGGGAGTCATTTCCAAAAAAGGATTAGCTAGAAAATTTCATGTATTTGCTATCGAATGGACCAAAGAAAAAATAGATTTTTTCGTCAACGACATCCTCTATCATTCTTTCGAAATTGATCAAGCAGGTAAGGGGCTAGATAATCCATTTCGCAACCCTCATTTTCTCATCATCAACCTCGCCATGGGAGCCAATTGGCCCGGACCGATAGATGATAAAGTACTGCCACAGCAGTTTATCATAGATTATGTGCGGGTCTTTCAAAAGCAGCTATAG
- a CDS encoding 6-bladed beta-propeller, with protein sequence MLVFLGSCGKKKLNSAVTIDLDLGKEYLASEIFEELDYVLLDYPDETPIVNAYKMLFTDKHIIVESLENASIFIFDTAGKLENIIRNYGDGPGEFRIFDGLSLVGNDQIRVDVGYLKKTLVFDFKGNLLEETKNQNSESVYHGQDFMLQHFPYGELDQNFIFIRSSALDTVGFVPARKGTDQMIPFGYVHTYLQGLTNDIYFREKYTSNVYVFNQNGYLKDSIVFDFGKYQLDWETKVRLGKDTKAQREYFTDNKKVEYVISFFPMPFGYFLSATYDYKKPHWIFLDVDKQVKKVIAGITNDIDQMPLKQYSWTYHDDWIIYQMDSRTFFNSYVETFQGQSVDTKNVNLHAFFNQKKDSLKEEKIVLVKIQLKQF encoded by the coding sequence ATGCTTGTATTCCTTGGAAGCTGTGGAAAAAAGAAATTAAATTCAGCAGTAACTATTGACTTAGACCTTGGAAAGGAGTATCTGGCATCTGAAATTTTTGAGGAGTTGGATTATGTACTATTGGATTATCCAGACGAGACTCCCATCGTCAATGCCTATAAAATGCTCTTTACTGACAAGCATATCATTGTTGAGAGCCTAGAAAACGCAAGTATTTTTATTTTTGACACAGCTGGAAAATTAGAAAACATTATCCGCAACTATGGGGATGGACCGGGTGAGTTTAGGATTTTTGATGGGCTGTCATTGGTTGGAAATGATCAGATAAGAGTGGATGTAGGATACCTAAAAAAAACCCTAGTATTTGATTTCAAAGGAAACTTATTAGAAGAAACCAAAAATCAGAACTCTGAATCTGTATATCATGGGCAAGATTTTATGTTGCAACATTTCCCGTATGGAGAACTGGATCAAAATTTTATATTTATAAGATCATCTGCACTCGATACTGTAGGATTTGTACCCGCCAGAAAAGGAACTGACCAAATGATACCCTTTGGCTATGTTCACACTTATTTACAAGGGCTAACGAATGATATTTATTTTCGGGAGAAATACACGAGTAATGTCTATGTATTTAATCAGAATGGCTATTTAAAAGACAGTATCGTTTTTGACTTTGGCAAGTATCAATTAGATTGGGAAACTAAAGTTCGACTGGGAAAAGACACGAAAGCTCAGAGAGAATATTTTACTGATAACAAAAAAGTTGAATATGTTATCAGTTTCTTCCCTATGCCTTTTGGTTACTTCCTTTCAGCTACCTATGACTACAAAAAACCACACTGGATTTTTTTGGATGTCGATAAACAGGTGAAAAAAGTAATTGCAGGGATTACCAATGATATTGATCAAATGCCTTTGAAGCAATATTCCTGGACTTACCATGATGATTGGATCATCTATCAAATGGATTCTCGTACTTTTTTCAACAGTTACGTTGAAACATTTCAGGGTCAATCCGTCGATACCAAAAATGTTAATCTTCATGCCTTTTTTAACCAAAAAAAAGATTCTCTTAAAGAGGAAAAGATTGTATTGGTGAAGATACAGTTGAAGCAATTTTAA
- a CDS encoding YihY/virulence factor BrkB family protein encodes MPSFKSYIRLYSIKLVRQAKLLRRFHLGNPDQNLYDVGRIFIEQLKKDEISEKASAMAFSFTIAMFPLLLFLLNIIPYIGYFFPSVTTQNILMFVAEIIPSAIYNEAESTIMDIVSKPRQSLLSLGFFLALFLATNGVVSMMNAFNAVYKTKENRSFFKTRAIAVSIVFILVLSIIGAVLIMIIGSSILYAISEWEIVSSNLYYYLLAAFRFLVLLSLFTIATAYIFRFAPAVHDKWRFFSIGSLTAGLLITFGFYLFSYYLNNFANYNKLYGSIGAMIAVMLWLLITSLIILVAFEINVSLDKAADIKKERVISFQSGIG; translated from the coding sequence ATGCCTAGTTTTAAATCATACATTCGTTTATATTCTATCAAACTCGTCCGTCAGGCGAAACTTCTAAGAAGATTTCATCTAGGGAATCCCGACCAAAATCTGTACGACGTTGGGAGAATTTTTATCGAACAACTCAAGAAGGACGAGATCAGTGAAAAAGCATCGGCCATGGCTTTCAGTTTTACGATAGCGATGTTTCCACTTTTGCTTTTTCTATTAAATATAATTCCTTACATAGGTTATTTCTTCCCTTCGGTGACTACTCAAAACATCCTGATGTTTGTGGCGGAGATTATTCCCTCGGCAATCTACAACGAAGCTGAATCCACCATTATGGATATAGTCAGTAAACCTCGGCAAAGCTTGCTTTCCTTGGGTTTCTTTTTGGCCTTATTTTTAGCGACCAATGGAGTGGTATCCATGATGAATGCATTCAATGCAGTTTATAAAACCAAGGAAAACAGAAGTTTTTTTAAAACTAGGGCCATTGCCGTCAGTATTGTTTTTATACTTGTCTTATCCATCATAGGAGCGGTGTTGATTATGATTATCGGAAGCAGCATCTTGTACGCGATCTCTGAATGGGAGATCGTTTCCTCCAATCTCTATTATTACTTACTTGCAGCATTTCGGTTTTTGGTCTTACTCTCGTTATTTACCATCGCCACGGCATACATTTTCAGATTTGCACCTGCTGTACACGACAAATGGCGCTTTTTTTCTATTGGCTCCCTCACTGCAGGGCTCTTGATCACCTTCGGTTTTTATTTATTTTCTTATTACCTAAACAACTTTGCCAATTACAATAAACTGTATGGATCTATTGGAGCCATGATTGCTGTTATGCTGTGGTTGTTGATCACTTCTTTGATTATTTTGGTAGCTTTTGAAATCAATGTGAGTTTGGATAAAGCTGCCGATATTAAAAAAGAGCGGGTTATTTCCTTTCAATCGGGTATAGGATGA
- a CDS encoding acyl-CoA thioesterase: MFEASTQVRVRYAETDQMAYVYYGNYAMYFEVARVEALRAAGFSYKQMEDEGVIMPVLELHTRFIKPGKYDELLTIRTSIPEMPGIRIKFEYEVLNEQGDLLTKGWTTLTFLKKDSHRPCRPPQYLLDLLLPYFN, translated from the coding sequence ATGTTTGAAGCATCCACTCAAGTACGCGTTCGTTACGCCGAAACAGACCAAATGGCCTATGTGTATTATGGCAATTATGCCATGTATTTTGAAGTAGCACGGGTAGAGGCCTTAAGAGCTGCAGGTTTCTCTTACAAACAAATGGAAGATGAAGGGGTCATTATGCCTGTCTTGGAGTTACATACACGATTTATAAAGCCTGGAAAGTACGATGAGTTGCTGACAATCCGAACAAGCATCCCAGAAATGCCAGGTATCCGAATCAAATTCGAATATGAAGTCCTCAATGAGCAAGGTGATTTATTGACCAAAGGTTGGACTACTTTAACGTTTTTGAAAAAAGATTCCCATAGACCCTGTAGACCTCCGCAATATTTGCTAGATTTATTACTGCCATATTTCAACTAA
- the mltG gene encoding endolytic transglycosylase MltG, with amino-acid sequence MFEDKKTKVYLVLIVTFSVLLTSFSFYFYQAFFSPNTLTEEDSPYTLYIPSNATFQMVLDSLYENRIIQEALTFGFVSKTMGYQEAVKPGKYTIQPKMSNLNLVRLLRSGAQTPERITFNNVRTKKDLAEKITRTIEVNEQQFLDLLMDSVNIRKFGFEEETILSMFIPNTYEVWWNISAESLFDRMFREYEAFWTDHRKQKAADLGLTLKEVSTLASIVQAETQKSDERPRVAGVYLNRLRIKMPLQADPTLVFAVGDFGLKRVLNIHKEIDSPYNTYKFLGLPPGPINLPEISALDAVLNPEDHSYLYFCAKDDFSGYHAFASNYNEHLANARRYQAALTRAKIF; translated from the coding sequence ATGTTTGAAGACAAAAAAACAAAGGTTTACTTAGTCCTAATTGTCACTTTCTCAGTATTGTTGACATCCTTTTCCTTTTATTTCTACCAAGCTTTTTTCAGCCCAAATACGCTCACAGAAGAAGATTCTCCCTACACTTTATATATACCAAGCAATGCAACCTTTCAGATGGTATTGGATAGCCTATATGAAAACCGAATCATCCAAGAAGCACTGACTTTTGGTTTTGTTTCGAAGACAATGGGCTATCAGGAAGCAGTAAAGCCGGGTAAATACACCATTCAACCTAAGATGAGTAATTTGAATTTGGTCCGACTCTTACGATCAGGTGCTCAAACACCTGAAAGAATCACTTTTAACAATGTACGAACCAAGAAAGATTTAGCAGAAAAAATCACACGCACGATCGAAGTGAATGAACAACAATTTTTGGATTTGTTAATGGATTCTGTCAATATCCGAAAATTTGGATTTGAAGAGGAAACTATCTTGTCCATGTTCATTCCTAACACGTATGAAGTATGGTGGAATATTAGTGCAGAATCATTATTTGATAGAATGTTTCGGGAATATGAAGCATTTTGGACTGATCACCGCAAGCAGAAAGCCGCGGACCTAGGACTAACGCTCAAAGAAGTGTCTACCTTAGCATCGATTGTACAGGCAGAGACACAAAAAAGTGATGAAAGACCGCGTGTAGCAGGTGTGTATCTGAACCGTCTTCGAATCAAAATGCCGCTACAAGCCGATCCTACACTGGTATTTGCTGTGGGTGACTTTGGGCTCAAGCGAGTTTTAAACATTCATAAAGAAATTGATAGTCCTTACAATACGTATAAATTTTTAGGTCTACCTCCAGGACCGATCAATTTACCGGAAATCTCAGCATTGGATGCAGTTTTGAATCCAGAAGACCATTCCTACCTTTATTTTTGTGCAAAGGATGACTTTTCTGGATACCACGCGTTTGCAAGCAATTATAATGAACACCTAGCGAATGCACGCCGATATCAGGCTGCACTTACCCGAGCCAAAATATTTTAA
- a CDS encoding (deoxy)nucleoside triphosphate pyrophosphohydrolase: protein MPSPIHVTCGIVLWNNKVLCVQRSEDMHLPFKWEFPGGKIEKGEDAPTCLLREIKEELNLAIEIMEYLSPVFFQYPGKQPICLIPMIASCRHPRLTLSEHAAFVWLEPKNILTLDWAEADIPIVKEFINWWDAQQRQI, encoded by the coding sequence GTGCCATCACCTATACATGTAACTTGCGGAATTGTTTTGTGGAATAACAAAGTACTTTGCGTACAGCGGAGTGAAGACATGCATTTACCGTTTAAATGGGAATTTCCGGGTGGTAAAATCGAAAAAGGGGAGGATGCCCCCACTTGTCTACTCCGGGAAATTAAAGAGGAATTAAATCTAGCCATTGAGATCATGGAGTATCTTAGTCCTGTTTTTTTTCAATACCCAGGAAAACAGCCTATATGCCTGATTCCAATGATCGCAAGCTGCCGCCATCCGAGGCTTACCTTGTCAGAACATGCAGCTTTTGTTTGGTTAGAACCCAAAAATATCTTGACCTTGGATTGGGCAGAAGCAGATATTCCGATTGTGAAGGAATTCATTAATTGGTGGGATGCTCAGCAACGACAAATTTAA
- a CDS encoding L-threonylcarbamoyladenylate synthase: MAAEFIKLYAENPEMRKIERIVDVLRNGGVIIYPTDTIYGMGCDIRNQRAIEKIARIKGVNVKKSNFSFICYDLSNISEFTRALSTPVFKVMKKTLPGPYTYILEANNNVPKLLNNNKKTVGIRVPDHDIPRLLVKELGSPIITTSIRDEDDVIEYSTDPELIYEKYRDLVDVVIDGGYGQNVASTVLDGTSGVIELVREGLGPVDELF, from the coding sequence ATGGCAGCCGAATTTATAAAATTATATGCGGAAAATCCCGAGATGCGTAAAATCGAACGGATAGTAGATGTATTGAGAAATGGAGGAGTGATCATCTATCCTACAGATACCATCTATGGAATGGGATGCGATATCCGTAATCAACGTGCCATCGAAAAAATCGCTCGGATTAAAGGTGTCAATGTGAAAAAAAGTAATTTTTCATTTATCTGCTATGATTTAAGCAATATCTCTGAATTTACTCGGGCGTTGAGTACACCCGTGTTTAAAGTGATGAAAAAAACCTTGCCAGGACCATACACATATATCCTCGAGGCAAACAACAATGTTCCAAAGTTGCTCAACAATAATAAAAAGACGGTAGGTATCCGCGTGCCTGACCATGATATTCCAAGACTTTTAGTAAAAGAATTGGGTTCACCCATTATCACCACTTCCATCAGAGATGAGGATGATGTCATTGAATACAGCACGGATCCAGAATTGATTTATGAAAAATACAGAGACTTAGTGGATGTAGTCATAGACGGAGGATATGGACAGAACGTAGCTTCTACCGTTTTGGATGGAACATCGGGTGTTATCGAGTTAGTCAGAGAAGGCCTAGGGCCAGTAGATGAATTGTTCTAA
- a CDS encoding WbqC family protein, with the protein MSGEKKSAFIDVSYLPPLEYFSAILDCSDLLIDEHAIFQKQSAFNRTTILLSNKVELLSIPVFGSRKRQLYRDVKIDYSQKWMQVHLRGIQSAYGKAPFFEFFFPDLENEFLKKPAFLWDFNWGLLTLCLQLAQINISIKKNIVYSQEEDLEDLRFLTRDKAVFSTRNYYQPHSYSQLFGADFVPNLSIIDLLFCEGPSTKRILELSRKKTLNNQ; encoded by the coding sequence ATGAGTGGAGAAAAAAAATCTGCGTTCATTGATGTTTCTTACCTCCCGCCTTTGGAGTATTTCTCAGCAATTCTTGATTGCAGTGATTTGCTGATTGATGAGCATGCTATTTTTCAAAAACAGTCGGCTTTCAATAGAACTACGATATTGCTGTCAAATAAAGTGGAGTTACTTTCAATTCCTGTTTTTGGTTCGAGAAAAAGGCAACTCTACAGAGATGTAAAGATTGACTACAGCCAGAAATGGATGCAGGTCCATTTACGAGGAATCCAAAGTGCATACGGAAAAGCACCTTTTTTTGAATTTTTTTTTCCTGACTTAGAAAATGAATTCTTAAAAAAGCCTGCCTTTTTGTGGGATTTTAATTGGGGCTTACTGACACTTTGTCTGCAACTTGCACAAATCAACATCTCCATAAAAAAAAATATCGTATATAGTCAAGAAGAAGATTTGGAGGATTTAAGGTTCTTGACACGCGATAAAGCTGTATTTAGCACACGCAATTACTATCAGCCCCATTCATACTCCCAGCTTTTTGGTGCAGACTTTGTTCCAAATTTAAGTATTATCGACTTGTTATTCTGTGAAGGACCTTCTACCAAAAGGATTTTAGAGCTTTCTAGAAAAAAAACATTGAACAATCAGTAA
- a CDS encoding ATP-dependent Clp protease ATP-binding subunit, which produces MEAKFSNRVKEVISLSREEALRLGHDYIGTEHLLLGMIREGEGVAVSILKKLGVPLDELRNAIERAVKGTASHNVKNLANIPLTRQSEKVLKITYLEAKIFKSQLIGTEHLLLSILRDEDNIATQILHKFDTNYDAVKEMLEFQTDTGPRGKAEADDQDDDSSKLFGGSSGSGSSSGASKGGAEKSRTPVLDNFGRDLTKMAEDDKLDPIIGREKEIERVAQILSRRKKNNPILIGEPGVGKTAIAEGLALRIIQKKVSRVLFNKRVVTLDLASLVAGTKYRGQFEERMKAVMNELEKSPNVILFIDELHTIVGAGGASGSLDASNMFKPALARGEIQCIGATTLDEYRQYIEKDGALARRFQMVMVDATTPEETVQILNNIKDKYEDHHNVIYTTEAIEACVKLSDRYISDRFLPDKAIDILDEAGARVHINNIHVPEDILKLEAEVEHIKIEKNRVVKSQKYEEAAQLRDKEKKLLEQLETEKQKWEEESKTKRYKVDEENVAEVIAMMTGIPANRIAQKEGAKLLNMGEDLKAKVIGQEEAIKKLTKAIQRTRVGLKDPKKPIGSFIFLGPTGVGKTELAKMLATYLFDKEDSLIRIDMSEYMEKFSVSRLVGAPPGYVGYEEGGQLTEKVRRKPYSVVLLDEIEKAHPDVFNILLQVLDDGILTDGLGRRVDFRNTIIIMTSNIGVRDLKDFGAGIGFSSKAKQNSMDEVMKSTIQSALKKAFSPEFLNRLDDVVVFNSLEKSHIHQIIDISLNKLFGRITDLGYSIELTATAKDFLAEKGYDQQYGARPLNRAIQKYLEDALAEEILKGELSEGDIITADYPGEGDSLIISVKKQEEAS; this is translated from the coding sequence ATGGAAGCAAAATTTTCAAACAGAGTTAAAGAGGTGATCTCTCTTAGTCGCGAAGAGGCTTTGCGTTTAGGACATGATTACATCGGCACGGAGCACCTCTTGCTGGGCATGATTCGTGAAGGAGAAGGAGTGGCTGTTTCCATACTTAAAAAATTGGGTGTTCCTTTGGACGAACTCCGGAATGCTATCGAGCGGGCTGTAAAAGGAACCGCCAGCCACAACGTAAAAAATCTCGCCAATATTCCTTTGACCAGGCAGTCTGAGAAAGTTTTGAAAATCACATACTTGGAAGCTAAGATTTTTAAAAGTCAATTGATCGGCACAGAGCACTTATTGTTATCTATTCTTAGAGACGAAGACAATATTGCTACCCAAATTCTTCATAAATTTGACACCAATTACGATGCTGTCAAAGAAATGTTGGAGTTCCAAACCGATACTGGTCCAAGAGGAAAGGCGGAAGCTGATGATCAAGATGATGATAGCTCTAAGTTATTTGGAGGATCCTCGGGCAGTGGTTCTAGTTCAGGTGCTTCCAAAGGTGGTGCTGAAAAATCCCGCACACCAGTTTTGGATAATTTTGGAAGAGATCTTACCAAAATGGCCGAAGATGATAAATTAGATCCAATCATCGGTAGAGAAAAAGAAATCGAACGTGTTGCTCAAATTCTTTCCAGAAGAAAGAAAAATAATCCGATTCTTATAGGTGAGCCTGGAGTTGGTAAAACTGCTATTGCGGAAGGATTGGCTTTGAGAATTATTCAAAAAAAGGTTTCTCGCGTTTTATTCAATAAACGTGTAGTTACGCTAGACTTGGCATCTCTTGTAGCAGGAACCAAATACAGGGGGCAGTTTGAGGAGCGAATGAAAGCTGTCATGAATGAATTGGAAAAATCACCTAACGTGATTCTATTCATTGATGAACTGCATACAATTGTAGGAGCTGGGGGAGCAAGTGGTTCTTTGGATGCGTCCAACATGTTTAAGCCTGCGCTAGCTAGAGGAGAAATCCAATGCATAGGAGCTACTACCTTGGATGAATACAGACAATACATTGAAAAAGATGGAGCTCTGGCAAGAAGGTTTCAAATGGTCATGGTAGACGCTACCACGCCGGAAGAAACTGTTCAAATCCTCAATAACATCAAGGATAAATACGAGGATCACCACAATGTAATTTATACTACAGAGGCAATAGAAGCCTGTGTGAAATTGTCTGATCGATATATTTCTGATCGATTCCTTCCTGATAAAGCGATTGATATTTTAGATGAAGCTGGAGCACGGGTTCATATCAATAATATCCATGTACCAGAGGATATCCTAAAATTGGAAGCCGAGGTAGAGCATATTAAAATTGAAAAAAATCGTGTAGTTAAGAGTCAAAAATACGAAGAAGCAGCTCAGTTGCGGGATAAGGAGAAGAAACTACTAGAACAGCTGGAAACAGAAAAGCAAAAGTGGGAAGAAGAAAGCAAAACCAAACGTTACAAGGTTGACGAAGAAAATGTAGCGGAAGTCATTGCTATGATGACTGGAATTCCTGCTAATAGAATCGCTCAAAAAGAAGGAGCTAAGCTTCTGAATATGGGAGAAGATTTGAAAGCAAAAGTCATCGGTCAAGAAGAAGCAATCAAAAAGTTGACAAAGGCTATTCAGAGAACTCGGGTTGGGTTGAAAGATCCTAAAAAGCCAATTGGTTCGTTCATATTTCTAGGCCCTACAGGTGTCGGAAAAACTGAATTAGCAAAAATGCTTGCTACTTACCTCTTTGACAAAGAAGATTCGTTGATTAGAATAGATATGTCTGAGTATATGGAGAAATTCTCTGTATCTAGGCTTGTTGGAGCGCCTCCAGGATATGTGGGGTATGAAGAAGGTGGGCAATTGACTGAAAAAGTAAGAAGAAAGCCATATTCAGTAGTGTTACTAGATGAAATTGAAAAAGCGCATCCGGATGTCTTCAATATTCTTTTACAGGTATTGGATGATGGAATCCTTACAGATGGTCTTGGTAGACGAGTAGATTTTAGAAATACAATCATCATCATGACCTCCAATATCGGGGTTCGAGATTTGAAAGACTTCGGAGCTGGGATTGGTTTCTCATCCAAGGCTAAACAAAATAGCATGGATGAAGTCATGAAGTCTACCATCCAAAGCGCCTTGAAAAAAGCCTTCAGTCCTGAGTTTTTGAACAGATTGGATGATGTAGTGGTCTTTAATTCCTTGGAGAAATCTCATATTCATCAAATTATCGATATCAGTTTGAATAAGTTGTTTGGTCGAATTACAGATTTAGGTTATTCAATTGAATTGACTGCTACTGCTAAAGATTTCTTGGCTGAAAAAGGCTATGATCAACAGTACGGTGCAAGACCATTGAATAGAGCCATTCAAAAATACTTGGAAGATGCCTTAGCAGAAGAGATTTTGAAAGGTGAATTATCTGAAGGGGATATTATAACTGCCGATTACCCTGGAGAGGGCGATTCCTTAATTATCAGTGTCAAAAAACAGGAGGAAGCGTCCTAA
- the ctlX gene encoding citrulline utilization hydrolase CtlX translates to MSQQTSSTILMVRPSNFGFNPETASNNFYQKQDERTADAINALAVTEFDGFVQLLQEKGIHVLVVEDSPNPVKTDAIFPNNWFSTHDDGKVILYPMFSSNRRLERRKDIIELLINGGFKVDEIIDLSFFEQDEQYLEGTGSLILDRVNHVCYACRSVRTHAVPLEYFSRIMDYELIEFDAMQEINGRLSPIYHTNVMMHVGSDVAVICLESIPSSAERLQVQVYLEKTGKKIIPITTKQKFEFAGNMLEVQNEQGEKFTVMSNAALNSLSTAQVKSIEKYTEIIAPPIPTIEKLGGGSARCMMAEIFLPLVKV, encoded by the coding sequence ATGAGCCAGCAAACTAGTTCAACCATCTTGATGGTTAGACCTTCCAACTTTGGATTTAATCCTGAAACAGCTTCCAATAACTTTTATCAAAAGCAGGACGAAAGAACTGCGGATGCTATCAATGCCTTGGCAGTTACTGAGTTTGATGGCTTTGTACAATTGTTGCAAGAAAAAGGTATCCATGTGCTCGTCGTAGAAGACAGCCCAAATCCTGTAAAAACAGATGCGATTTTTCCCAATAACTGGTTTAGTACCCATGACGATGGTAAGGTTATTTTGTATCCTATGTTTTCCTCCAATAGGCGCTTGGAGCGAAGGAAGGATATCATCGAATTGCTGATCAATGGAGGCTTCAAGGTAGATGAAATCATTGATTTGAGTTTTTTTGAGCAAGATGAGCAGTATTTGGAAGGAACAGGCAGCTTGATATTAGATAGGGTCAATCATGTCTGCTATGCTTGCCGCTCGGTTAGAACTCATGCCGTTCCTCTGGAGTATTTTAGTAGAATCATGGATTATGAACTCATCGAATTTGATGCAATGCAGGAAATCAATGGTCGGTTGAGTCCTATTTACCACACCAATGTAATGATGCATGTAGGCTCCGATGTAGCTGTCATTTGTTTAGAAAGTATTCCCTCTTCTGCTGAGCGGTTGCAGGTGCAGGTGTATTTGGAGAAAACTGGTAAAAAAATAATTCCCATTACAACCAAACAGAAATTTGAATTTGCAGGTAACATGCTGGAGGTGCAAAACGAACAAGGGGAAAAATTTACGGTGATGTCCAACGCTGCTTTGAATTCCCTTAGTACAGCTCAAGTGAAAAGTATTGAGAAGTATACTGAAATAATTGCTCCCCCAATCCCTACTATTGAAAAATTAGGTGGAGGAAGTGCACGGTGCATGATGGCAGAAATTTTCTTGCCTTTAGTGAAGGTCTGA